The following coding sequences are from one Comamonas koreensis window:
- the aliB gene encoding cyclohexanecarboxyl-CoA dehydrogenase translates to MNPYLNDDLMSLAASVRRFADARVAPGFLERDRTRVLDRALMREMGAMGLIAPELPEQLGGQGLGCLAAGVVHEELARADLSMSYVPLLASLNAQILAAHGQPEVAERWLQKMVAGEALCAIALTEPRGGSDAANLRLRVERDAQGYVINGEKTSISAADQCDIAVVFGRTGTVESGAHGVTALLVPMDLPGITRSRLDCHGQRAIGRGSLFFDHVRVPLSHRLGEENQGFVQVMQGFDYSRALIGLQVLAVARAALDDAWQYVTQRQAFGKPLSAFQGVSHPLADLDTQVSAARLLCLQALWLKDQRKPHSAEAAMCKWWAPKLAYDCIHQCLLMLGHGGYDRGVMEQRLRDVLGFQIGDGTAQIMKTIIARDRAGRQAVPA, encoded by the coding sequence ATGAATCCGTACTTGAACGATGACTTGATGAGCCTGGCTGCATCGGTGCGCCGGTTTGCCGATGCGCGCGTGGCGCCGGGCTTTTTGGAGCGCGACCGGACCCGCGTGCTGGACCGTGCGCTGATGCGTGAGATGGGCGCCATGGGCCTGATCGCCCCTGAGCTGCCCGAGCAGTTGGGCGGGCAGGGCCTGGGTTGCCTGGCCGCTGGCGTGGTGCATGAGGAGCTGGCGCGCGCCGATCTGAGCATGTCCTATGTGCCGCTGCTGGCCTCGCTCAATGCGCAGATTCTGGCCGCCCACGGCCAGCCGGAGGTGGCGGAGCGCTGGTTGCAAAAAATGGTGGCGGGCGAGGCGCTGTGTGCCATTGCGCTGACCGAGCCGCGCGGTGGCTCGGACGCGGCCAACCTGCGCCTGCGCGTAGAGCGCGATGCACAAGGCTATGTGATCAACGGCGAGAAGACCTCGATCTCTGCCGCAGACCAGTGCGATATCGCCGTGGTGTTTGGCCGCACCGGCACGGTGGAATCGGGCGCGCATGGCGTGACGGCGTTGCTGGTGCCGATGGACTTGCCTGGCATCACGCGCAGCCGCTTGGATTGCCATGGCCAGCGCGCCATTGGCAGGGGCTCGCTGTTTTTTGACCATGTGCGTGTGCCGCTCTCGCATCGCCTGGGTGAGGAGAACCAGGGCTTTGTGCAGGTGATGCAGGGCTTTGACTATTCACGCGCGCTGATCGGCTTGCAGGTTCTGGCCGTGGCGCGTGCGGCGCTCGACGATGCCTGGCAGTACGTCACCCAGCGCCAGGCTTTTGGCAAGCCCTTGTCGGCGTTCCAGGGCGTGTCGCACCCTTTGGCGGATTTGGATACGCAGGTCAGCGCCGCACGCCTTTTGTGCCTGCAGGCGCTGTGGCTCAAGGACCAGCGCAAGCCCCACAGCGCCGAAGCGGCGATGTGCAAATGGTGGGCCCCCAAGCTGGCCTATGACTGCATCCACCAGTGCCTCTTGATGTTGGGACATGGCGGCTATGACCGGGGCGTGATGGAGCAGCGCCTGCGCGATGTGCTGGGCTTTCAGATTGGTGACGGCACCGCCCAGATCATGAAGACCATCATTGCCCGCGACCGGGCGGGCAGGCAGGCCGTGCCGGCATAG
- the badI gene encoding 2-ketocyclohexanecarboxyl-CoA hydrolase, translated as MEFEDILYDVRNHVAWITINRPEKMNAFRGTTCDELIRALNKAGYDKSVGCIVLAGAGDKAFCTGGDQSAHDGNYDGRGTIGLPMEELHDAIRNVPKPVIARVQGYAIGGGNVLCTICDLTICSDKAIFGQVGPKMGSVDPGYGTAFLARVVGEKKAREIWYLNKRYSGEEAVAMGLANICVAPEQLDATVQEWAETICERSPTAIAIAKRSFNMDTAHQAGIAGMGMYALKLYYDTDESREGVAALKEKRKPDFRKHAK; from the coding sequence ATGGAATTTGAAGACATCCTCTACGACGTGCGCAACCATGTGGCCTGGATCACCATCAACCGGCCCGAGAAGATGAACGCCTTTCGCGGCACCACCTGCGACGAGCTGATCCGCGCGCTGAACAAGGCGGGCTATGACAAAAGCGTGGGTTGCATCGTGCTGGCCGGCGCGGGCGACAAGGCTTTTTGTACCGGCGGCGACCAGTCGGCGCACGATGGCAACTACGATGGCCGTGGCACCATCGGCCTGCCGATGGAAGAGCTGCACGACGCCATCCGCAATGTGCCCAAGCCGGTGATTGCCCGCGTGCAGGGCTATGCGATTGGCGGCGGCAATGTGCTGTGCACCATCTGTGATCTGACGATCTGCTCGGACAAGGCCATCTTTGGCCAGGTAGGCCCCAAGATGGGCTCGGTCGACCCGGGCTATGGCACGGCATTCCTGGCGCGCGTGGTGGGCGAGAAAAAGGCCCGCGAGATCTGGTACCTGAACAAGCGCTACTCCGGCGAAGAGGCGGTCGCCATGGGGCTGGCCAATATCTGCGTGGCGCCAGAGCAGCTCGATGCCACCGTGCAGGAATGGGCCGAGACTATCTGCGAGCGCAGCCCCACCGCGATTGCGATTGCCAAGCGCAGCTTCAACATGGACACCGCGCACCAGGCGGGCATTGCCGGCATGGGCATGTACGCGCTCAAGCTGTATTACGACACCGACGAGTCGCGCGAAGGCGTGGCTGCACTCAAGGAAAAGCGCAAGCCCGATTTCCGCAAACACGCCAAGTAA
- a CDS encoding glucose 1-dehydrogenase produces the protein MARFDGQHVVVTGGGGGIGGATCKRFAAEGARVTVLDKQLGAAQAVADAIAAAGGLAQALACDITDRASVDAAVQQAEQWAAIDVLVNNAGWDVFKPFTKTHEGEWQQLIAINLVGALHMHHAVLPHMAERKAGRIVNIASDAARVGSSGEAVYAACKGGLVALSKTLAREHARHNITVNVVCPGPTDTALFASYKEGAGNPDRLLEAFTRAIPLGRIGQPEDLPGAILFFASGDASYVTGQVISVSGGLTMAG, from the coding sequence ATGGCACGTTTTGATGGGCAACATGTTGTAGTAACCGGTGGGGGTGGCGGCATTGGTGGGGCTACCTGCAAACGCTTTGCCGCTGAAGGCGCCCGGGTGACCGTGCTCGACAAGCAGCTGGGCGCCGCACAGGCGGTGGCCGATGCGATTGCAGCGGCGGGCGGCCTGGCGCAGGCGCTGGCCTGTGATATCACCGACCGGGCGAGTGTCGATGCGGCCGTGCAGCAGGCCGAGCAATGGGCTGCGATTGATGTGCTCGTCAACAACGCGGGCTGGGATGTGTTCAAGCCCTTCACCAAGACCCATGAGGGCGAATGGCAGCAGCTCATTGCCATCAACCTGGTGGGTGCCCTGCACATGCACCACGCGGTGCTGCCGCACATGGCAGAGCGCAAGGCGGGGCGCATCGTCAACATCGCGTCTGACGCGGCGCGCGTGGGCTCCTCAGGCGAGGCGGTGTATGCCGCCTGCAAGGGCGGGCTGGTGGCGCTGTCCAAAACCCTGGCACGCGAGCATGCCCGCCACAACATCACCGTGAACGTGGTTTGCCCCGGCCCCACCGATACCGCCTTGTTTGCCAGCTACAAGGAGGGCGCGGGCAACCCCGACAGGCTGCTCGAGGCCTTTACCCGTGCGATCCCGCTGGGCCGCATCGGCCAGCCCGAGGACCTGCCCGGCGCAATCCTGTTCTTTGCCTCGGGCGACGCCTCCTATGTGACCGGCCAGGTCATCAGCGTATCGGGCGGCTTGACGATGGCCGGCTGA
- a CDS encoding MarR family winged helix-turn-helix transcriptional regulator, with product MSKLAKDPRENPQQLRTDLANRLYFKLYQCANMLHKTGTKAVEAQGLTTQQWAVMGALSRPESEQGMGMGDLARYLLVSRQNLTGLLSRMEAAGYVHSVPDPADKRSRLVQLTPAGQQVWQHDAAESIGRYYEQALEGFSSNDMVHTLHYLLKLLDNMKAIDAQQNAGKEES from the coding sequence ATGAGCAAACTCGCCAAAGACCCTAGAGAAAACCCGCAGCAACTGCGCACCGACCTGGCCAATCGTCTGTATTTCAAGCTCTACCAATGCGCCAACATGTTGCATAAAACTGGGACCAAGGCCGTTGAAGCCCAGGGCCTGACCACACAGCAGTGGGCGGTGATGGGCGCGCTGTCGCGGCCCGAATCAGAGCAGGGCATGGGCATGGGCGACCTGGCCCGCTACCTGTTGGTGAGCCGCCAGAACCTCACCGGCCTGCTGTCACGCATGGAGGCCGCCGGCTATGTGCACAGCGTGCCCGACCCGGCAGACAAACGCTCCCGTCTGGTGCAATTGACGCCAGCCGGGCAGCAGGTGTGGCAGCACGATGCAGCCGAGTCGATTGGCCGCTATTACGAGCAGGCGCTCGAGGGGTTCTCGAGCAATGACATGGTTCACACCCTGCACTACCTGCTCAAGCTGCTGGACAACATGAAGGCGATCGATGCGCAGCAGAATGCGGGCAAGGAGGAGAGTTGA
- a CDS encoding DegQ family serine endoprotease, which produces MSLKRWKPFQISALAAILSVSSAMMLPAAAQTPAPAVVRGLPDFTDLVDQVGPSVVNIRTMEKVSNRQSQSGLDPEMLEFFKRFGLPVPSIPKQQRPQRPGADGDEVPSGLGSGFILTADGYVMTNAHVVDGADEVIVTLTDKREFKAKIVGADKRTDVAVVKIDATGLPAVKIGDVNRLRVGEWVMAIGSPFGLENSVTAGIVSAKQRDTGDYLPFIQTDVAINPGNSGGPLLNMRGEVVGINSQIYSRSGGFMGISFSIPIDEAVRVSDQLRATGRVVRGKIGVQISTVSKDVAESIGLGKAQGAMVTGVESGSPAEKAGVEAGDIITKFDGKPLEKLADLPRWVGNTKPGSKSTVTVFRRGKTLDLPITIIEIPSDAAADAAATSKEPEKSKPSTAAQQLGLVVTDLTDAQRKSMHLKGGVQIVSADEAAARAGLKQGDVILGIANTEINDVKQFDAAVAKADKSKPVNVLFRRGEWTQYVLIRPTK; this is translated from the coding sequence ATGTCTCTAAAGCGTTGGAAGCCTTTTCAGATCAGTGCACTGGCGGCCATCCTGTCCGTCAGCAGCGCGATGATGCTGCCGGCAGCGGCCCAGACCCCTGCACCTGCTGTGGTGCGTGGCCTGCCCGATTTCACCGACCTGGTCGACCAGGTGGGCCCATCGGTGGTCAATATCCGCACGATGGAGAAGGTGTCCAACCGCCAAAGCCAAAGCGGCCTCGATCCGGAGATGCTGGAGTTCTTCAAGCGCTTTGGCTTGCCGGTGCCCAGCATCCCCAAGCAGCAACGCCCCCAGCGCCCCGGCGCCGATGGCGATGAGGTGCCCAGCGGCCTGGGTTCGGGTTTTATCCTGACGGCCGACGGCTATGTGATGACCAACGCGCATGTGGTGGATGGTGCCGATGAAGTGATCGTGACGCTGACCGACAAGCGCGAGTTCAAGGCCAAGATCGTGGGCGCCGACAAGCGCACCGATGTGGCTGTGGTGAAGATCGATGCCACCGGCTTGCCCGCCGTCAAGATTGGCGACGTGAACCGCCTGCGCGTGGGCGAGTGGGTGATGGCGATCGGCTCGCCCTTTGGCCTGGAAAACTCGGTGACCGCCGGCATTGTCTCTGCCAAGCAGCGCGACACGGGCGACTACCTGCCCTTTATCCAGACCGATGTGGCCATCAATCCCGGCAACTCGGGCGGCCCGCTGTTGAACATGCGAGGCGAGGTGGTGGGCATCAACAGCCAGATTTACTCGCGCTCGGGTGGCTTCATGGGCATCTCGTTCTCGATCCCTATCGATGAAGCGGTGCGCGTGAGCGACCAGCTGCGCGCCACCGGCCGTGTGGTGCGTGGCAAGATTGGTGTGCAAATCTCCACCGTGAGCAAGGATGTGGCTGAATCCATCGGTCTGGGCAAGGCCCAGGGCGCGATGGTAACGGGTGTGGAAAGCGGCTCGCCCGCCGAGAAGGCGGGCGTCGAAGCGGGTGACATCATCACCAAGTTCGATGGCAAGCCGCTGGAGAAGCTGGCGGATCTGCCGCGCTGGGTGGGCAACACCAAGCCAGGCTCGAAGAGCACCGTCACGGTGTTCCGCCGGGGCAAGACCTTGGACCTGCCGATCACCATCATCGAAATTCCGTCGGATGCTGCTGCAGACGCTGCTGCCACCAGTAAGGAGCCAGAGAAGTCCAAGCCTTCCACTGCTGCCCAGCAACTGGGTCTGGTGGTCACGGATCTGACCGATGCGCAGCGCAAGTCCATGCACCTCAAGGGTGGAGTGCAGATTGTGTCGGCCGATGAAGCCGCTGCCCGTGCTGGTCTCAAGCAAGGTGATGTGATCCTGGGCATTGCCAACACCGAGATCAATGACGTCAAGCAGTTCGACGCTGCCGTGGCCAAGGCCGACAAGTCCAAGCCCGTCAACGTGCTGTTCCGCCGTGGTGAGTGGACGCAATATGTGCTGATCCGCCCGACGAAGTAA
- a CDS encoding sigma-E factor negative regulatory protein, with translation MNLENQASNMSMQAACEQLSAWVDGELDDQALGQLLAELPELAQDEACYASVQSYQVIGDLMRSAHTPCSDSLAFLDALNAKIALEPPLADQGQPVPGAVAVPAVAAAAVQTVQPAAQDAANHSVFRWKMVAGFATVAAVAMVGWNSIGLLSGGAGNEARQQMAAAAAPQVVASAASPRSAASNAQGLVQQQVTVGQNSSIMLRDPRLDELLAARGQIGGTANLQMPAGFLRNATFNAEKRSDGCPDKASRLC, from the coding sequence ATGAATCTCGAAAACCAAGCATCGAACATGAGCATGCAGGCGGCCTGTGAGCAGTTGTCCGCCTGGGTCGATGGTGAGCTGGACGACCAGGCGCTCGGCCAGCTGCTGGCCGAGCTGCCGGAGTTGGCCCAGGACGAGGCCTGCTACGCCTCGGTGCAGTCCTACCAGGTCATTGGCGATCTGATGCGCTCGGCGCACACACCGTGCTCCGACAGCCTGGCATTCCTGGATGCGCTCAATGCCAAGATTGCACTGGAGCCGCCGTTGGCCGACCAGGGCCAGCCCGTGCCTGGTGCTGTCGCCGTGCCGGCGGTGGCCGCTGCCGCTGTGCAGACCGTCCAGCCAGCCGCGCAGGATGCTGCGAACCATTCGGTCTTCCGCTGGAAGATGGTGGCTGGCTTTGCTACCGTGGCCGCTGTGGCGATGGTCGGCTGGAACAGCATCGGTTTGCTCTCGGGTGGCGCAGGCAATGAGGCTCGCCAGCAGATGGCAGCAGCTGCTGCGCCGCAGGTGGTTGCCTCGGCTGCGTCACCAAGGTCTGCCGCGTCCAATGCCCAAGGCCTGGTGCAGCAGCAGGTCACGGTGGGCCAGAACTCCAGCATCATGCTGCGCGATCCGCGCCTGGATGAGCTGCTGGCGGCACGCGGGCAGATTGGCGGCACCGCCAACCTGCAAATGCCAGCGGGCTTCTTGCGCAATGCCACTTTCAATGCCGAAAAGCGCAGCGATGGCTGCCCCGACAAGGCTTCACGTTTGTGCTGA